A genome region from Ottowia testudinis includes the following:
- the mnmA gene encoding tRNA 2-thiouridine(34) synthase MnmA produces the protein MSKHRIVVGLSGGVDSAVTAHLLKQQGHEVVGIFMKNWDDDDDSEYCASNQDFIDAAAVADVIGIEIEHVNFAADYKDRVFAEFLREYSAGRTPNPDVLCNAEIKFKAFLDHAMRLGAEKIATGHYARVRRCPANTGEPGGPQQTSHPTAREGARVRDHYQLLKGLDPAKDQSYFLHRLTQAQLAKTLFPIGELHKTEVRRIAAEIGLPNAKKKDSTGICFIGERPFREFLNRYLQTKPGPIKDERGRKIGEHVGLSFYTLGQRQGLGIGGVKEKGAQRGGGDHAPWFVARKDMATNTLYAVQGHDHPWLLSHALVFDDAAWTASEPPRDGAFAAKTRYRQQDAACALSSGDAPGSFRLRFAEPQWAVTPGQSAVLYDGDVCLGGGVIASAETLEIKPNPPLVHVKQALSAINN, from the coding sequence ATGTCCAAGCACCGCATCGTCGTCGGCCTGTCCGGCGGCGTCGATTCCGCCGTCACCGCGCACCTGTTGAAGCAGCAGGGCCACGAGGTGGTCGGCATCTTCATGAAAAACTGGGACGACGACGACGACAGTGAATACTGCGCGTCGAACCAGGACTTCATTGACGCCGCCGCCGTGGCCGACGTGATCGGCATCGAGATCGAGCACGTCAACTTCGCCGCCGATTACAAGGACCGCGTGTTCGCCGAATTCCTGCGCGAATACTCGGCCGGCCGCACGCCCAACCCGGACGTGCTGTGCAATGCGGAGATCAAGTTCAAGGCGTTTCTGGACCACGCCATGCGGCTGGGCGCCGAGAAGATCGCCACCGGGCATTACGCCCGTGTTCGCCGGTGCCCGGCGAACACGGGCGAGCCCGGAGGGCCGCAACAGACTTCGCACCCGACCGCGCGCGAAGGCGCCCGCGTGCGTGACCACTACCAGCTGCTCAAGGGCCTCGATCCGGCCAAGGACCAGAGCTACTTTCTGCACCGCCTGACGCAGGCGCAACTGGCCAAAACGCTGTTTCCCATCGGCGAACTGCACAAGACGGAAGTGCGGCGCATCGCGGCCGAGATCGGTTTGCCGAACGCGAAAAAGAAGGACTCCACCGGCATCTGCTTCATCGGCGAGCGGCCGTTTCGCGAGTTTCTCAACCGCTACCTGCAAACGAAGCCGGGGCCGATCAAGGACGAGCGCGGGCGAAAAATCGGCGAGCACGTGGGCTTGAGCTTCTACACCCTGGGCCAGCGCCAGGGCCTGGGCATCGGCGGCGTGAAGGAAAAAGGCGCCCAACGCGGCGGCGGCGATCACGCGCCCTGGTTCGTGGCACGCAAGGACATGGCGACGAACACCTTGTACGCCGTGCAGGGCCACGACCACCCATGGCTGCTGTCGCACGCGCTGGTGTTCGACGACGCGGCCTGGACGGCGAGCGAACCGCCGCGCGATGGCGCCTTCGCCGCCAAGACGCGCTACCGCCAGCAGGACGCCGCCTGCGCTTTATCGAGCGGCGACGCGCCGGGCAGCTTCCGCCTGCGCTTTGCCGAGCCGCAATGGGCCGTCACCCCCGGCCAGAGCGCGGTGCTGTACGACGGCGACGTCTGCCTGGGTGGCGGCGTGATCGCCAGCGCCGAAACGCTGGAAATCAAGCCAAACCCACCGCTTGTCCACGTGAAACAAGCGCTTTCAGCTATTAATAACTGA
- a CDS encoding ABC transporter substrate-binding protein, with protein MPQPTRSSRRRFLYRACALGAAGPLAWPLAARAQTGPVLIGQSLPLSGPMAGVFAGVLAGEKLAIDEYNQRQAGRNQPVELVLLDDAYDPRRTAENAGKFVEQKVAAMFGTVGTAQTAAALKVLTPARMPLIASYTGTPALRTDDFPLYFTTQANYLDESVRIIRHLTTVAHGQVAVLYQDDAFGKSMLPLVQKAAAEAGATVVATQAMEPSGKNAAEAVQAVAQARPQSVVLLVAGPGVVPAIRALRRGVSAAIYTYSLAISAAAVEALGADAVGLAVVRSTPYPWSITQSLAKAFAAAAARRKLAVDYDHYLGYINGRVLTEAARAAGANPTPAAMAAAMEKLGKLDLGGYTLEYGPGRHHGSAFTEITILGPKGRYIR; from the coding sequence GTGCCGCAGCCCACCCGCTCTTCCCGCCGCCGCTTCCTGTACCGTGCCTGCGCCCTGGGCGCGGCCGGTCCGCTGGCCTGGCCGCTCGCCGCGCGGGCGCAGACTGGCCCGGTGCTGATCGGCCAGAGCCTGCCGCTCAGCGGCCCCATGGCCGGCGTTTTCGCCGGCGTGCTGGCGGGCGAAAAGCTGGCCATCGATGAATACAACCAGCGCCAGGCGGGGCGCAACCAGCCCGTCGAGCTGGTGCTGCTGGACGACGCCTACGACCCCCGGCGCACCGCCGAGAACGCGGGCAAGTTCGTCGAGCAGAAGGTCGCCGCGATGTTCGGCACCGTCGGCACGGCGCAGACCGCCGCCGCGTTGAAGGTGCTGACGCCGGCGCGCATGCCGCTGATCGCCTCCTATACCGGCACGCCGGCGCTGCGCACCGACGATTTCCCGCTTTACTTCACCACGCAGGCCAACTACCTGGACGAATCGGTGCGCATCATCCGTCACCTGACCACCGTGGCCCACGGGCAAGTGGCGGTGCTCTACCAGGACGATGCGTTCGGCAAATCGATGCTGCCGCTGGTGCAAAAAGCCGCCGCCGAGGCCGGCGCCACCGTGGTGGCCACCCAGGCCATGGAGCCCAGCGGCAAGAACGCTGCCGAGGCCGTGCAGGCCGTGGCGCAGGCCAGGCCGCAGTCGGTGGTGCTGCTGGTGGCCGGCCCCGGCGTGGTGCCTGCCATCCGCGCGCTGCGCCGCGGCGTGTCGGCGGCCATCTACACCTATTCGCTGGCCATCAGCGCGGCGGCGGTCGAGGCGCTGGGCGCCGACGCCGTGGGCTTGGCGGTGGTGCGTTCCACACCCTACCCCTGGTCGATCACGCAGTCGCTGGCGAAGGCGTTCGCGGCCGCGGCGGCCAGGCGCAAGCTTGCGGTCGACTACGACCATTACCTCGGCTACATCAATGGCCGCGTGCTGACCGAGGCCGCGCGCGCCGCCGGTGCCAACCCCACGCCCGCCGCCATGGCGGCCGCCATGGAAAAGCTGGGCAAGCTCGATCTGGGCGGCTACACGCTGGAATACGGCCCCGGCCGCCACCACGGCAGCGCGTTTACCGAAATCACCATCCTGGGGCCCAAGGGCCGCTACATCCGTTAA
- a CDS encoding sulfite exporter TauE/SafE family protein has product MLDAFTLTLLPLAALGAGVLNAIAGGGTFLTFPALVWAGVPPIAANATSALAVCPGYLGSALGFRQELAALPRALLIREVLLSALGGVAGALALLVTPAKVFSGIVPWLLLFATLLFALGPRLSRWAGGEHGGGLGRWRHAGLLAVAVYGGYFNGGLGILLMALYLLCGEQRLNTVNALKNLNSFVLSVVSVVAFAVGGAIVWQQGLLMAVFATLGGFAGARLARRLPVAWVRGIVIVTGVVMSALFFLRG; this is encoded by the coding sequence ATGCTGGATGCCTTTACCCTGACTTTGCTGCCGCTGGCCGCCCTCGGCGCCGGCGTGCTGAACGCCATTGCCGGCGGCGGCACCTTCCTCACCTTTCCGGCGCTGGTGTGGGCCGGCGTGCCGCCGATTGCCGCCAACGCCACCAGCGCGCTGGCCGTGTGCCCCGGCTACCTGGGCAGCGCGCTCGGCTTCCGGCAGGAGCTGGCGGCGCTGCCGCGCGCGCTGCTGATCCGCGAGGTGCTGCTCAGCGCCCTGGGCGGCGTGGCCGGTGCGCTGGCGCTGCTGGTGACGCCCGCCAAGGTGTTTTCGGGCATCGTGCCCTGGCTGCTGCTGTTTGCCACTCTGCTGTTCGCGCTGGGGCCGCGCCTGTCGCGCTGGGCTGGGGGCGAGCACGGCGGGGGCTTGGGGCGCTGGCGCCACGCCGGCCTGCTGGCGGTGGCGGTGTACGGCGGTTACTTCAACGGTGGCCTGGGCATCTTGCTGATGGCGCTGTACCTGCTGTGCGGCGAGCAACGTCTGAATACGGTCAACGCGCTGAAGAACCTCAACTCCTTCGTGCTGTCGGTGGTGTCGGTGGTGGCGTTCGCCGTCGGCGGCGCCATCGTCTGGCAGCAGGGGCTGCTGATGGCCGTGTTCGCCACGCTGGGTGGCTTTGCCGGCGCCCGGCTGGCCAGGCGCCTGCCGGTGGCCTGGGTGCGCGGCATCGTGATCGTCACCGGCGTGGTCATGAGCGCGCTGTTCTTTCTGCGCGGCTGA
- a CDS encoding NUDIX hydrolase, producing MSRWKPNVTVAAVIARDGRYLLVEEHTSAGLRLNTPAGHLEPGESPQDGAVREALEETGRVFTPEALLGVYLAASHDAQGVPTTWVRFAFCGRAGDADPARRLDDGIVRSLWMSPAEIEASQARHRSPLVWRCVQDHLAGRRFALDAVQADASALAARFV from the coding sequence ATGAGCCGCTGGAAACCCAATGTCACTGTGGCCGCCGTCATCGCACGGGACGGCCGCTACCTGCTGGTGGAAGAGCACACCAGCGCCGGGCTGCGCCTGAACACGCCGGCCGGCCACCTGGAGCCGGGCGAATCGCCCCAGGACGGCGCGGTGCGCGAGGCGCTGGAGGAAACCGGCCGCGTGTTCACGCCCGAGGCGCTGCTGGGCGTGTATCTGGCGGCCTCGCACGATGCGCAGGGCGTGCCCACCACCTGGGTGCGCTTCGCCTTTTGCGGCCGCGCGGGCGACGCCGACCCGGCGCGCCGGCTGGACGACGGCATCGTGCGCAGCCTGTGGATGAGTCCCGCCGAAATCGAGGCCAGCCAGGCGCGCCACCGCAGCCCGCTGGTGTGGCGCTGCGTTCAGGATCACCTGGCGGGCCGGCGCTTTGCGCTGGATGCGGTACAGGCCGATGCTTCAGCGCTGGCCGCGCGCTTCGTCTAG